The nucleotide window TGCAATAACTGCCTTTAAATCACATGTCACAATTATAAGATTATTTACCAGAACATGCAGATTTGGGTAAAATAAGCACAaatatctgcatgttattccccccaAAATTATAATTCTTGTAGTACTATGGATGCTAAGGGTTAGGTATTAGGCAGAGTTATATGGACCATGCCACTTCGATAAGTCGACCCAGATGAGGGTGGAACTGACCTGTTTGCTCTTCTTGACCCCATATCTCAGTTCAGTAACAAAGTGTTCACAGTTGCTGCTGGTCAGGGTGTAGGTCATCTTCTGTCCAACAAGCGCTTCGGCCATTCGTACAATTTGTGACCGGGGCAGTGGTGAATATTCAGTGTCGTACTTGTTGTGAACGCGGTATTTACAATCCCCTGCCACGTCCTTCAGAAGTTCCTTCTTCACCACGGCTGCTTCATCAAAGACTGACATGATGCTTGAGGAGCCAGCATATTCACCTGCAGAGAGAATAATGGGGAATAAGcagtgggtatgtttgttgtgcaaAGAAGAACAAGCCTCGCTATCAAATGACTTGGATTGAGAACCTAGATGTTCTGCATCCATTCTCCTTCATTGTCTCTTACAATTGTAGATGTAAACCAAAGAGGGCTTCCAAGACTGTCCTATCTAGCCAATGTTGTTATGGTGTACTGCACAACACCCTGAGGCTGCTTCAGAGAGCAAGCTGTGTTTCAGAGCGCAGAATGTGCTGTTTCTTGCTGGAATGATCTCTCACGTTTTCCCCCATACAGTCCCAAATCTGAAAACAGTATTCTTTACATACAGAACAGATGTGACCTTCGGATGCCTCAAAGTCTTTCTTGTTGAGTTTAGCATGCTCTTTGAGTTGAGCATGTTGATTTGGGATTAGCAGGTTATTTTAGGATTAGCAAAATACTGAAAAAACTCTTACTGTCTGAGAGCATATCTTAGAAGCGTAAAATGTccttcacttcatctttaatattaTAAATGCCATGGAGGTTCTCTTGGCTGAATTTCCTCCATGAAGCAACCCCATGGTGGAAGCAATTTAGAAGGTGGTTTCACCTGTGGATTTAGCTTTTTCCTCTTAAGGAGTTTCCATTGTTGGCAAACTATCAATACAGATCACGAGGCCTGAAGCGGCATCCTTTGATACAGATCCTCTTCTGAATTAACTACAGTCCGCTCTCTACACTCAACAATGGTATTAAATAGCTGATTACACTTCTACTTATGTACGATACAAGGAAAAGGCAATAGCTCATCTGTAGTTAGAAGTCAGCATATACAGGAAATgcagattttatttttata belongs to Pleurodeles waltl isolate 20211129_DDA chromosome 9, aPleWal1.hap1.20221129, whole genome shotgun sequence and includes:
- the LOC138260006 gene encoding phospholipase A and acyltransferase 3-like, translating into MPPCQEDPKPGDLIEISRTFYQHWAIYVGDGYVVHLAPPGEYAGSSSIMSVFDEAAVVKKELLKDVAGDCKYRVHNKYDTEYSPLPRSQIVRMAEALVGQKMTYTLTSSNCEHFVTELRYGVKKSKQVDDAIIAGSLALAGLAALGLTAFVVKRNRRQNQ